A genomic region of Runella rosea contains the following coding sequences:
- a CDS encoding tape measure protein, translating to MISYQKLFDFEGLEKKIGSIDAEYQKFVTNTANGSNIVKTAISSYAKEITDLIREIKSLNLAQSGSNQKFEQQSEKLSNSIKRHEELKSIIATLTDAQNANGISIDNLKGSLKLLRQEYDKLDPKAADFKSQQQQIAQKVNLAKQAIDAQNATLKAANQTLGSIVNSYARLSKETNEFRNRLRNLDNAFDLNTGKINKNNKEAVALLYQIQQNDAALKRMDASMGIHNRNVGNYTSALNGLRGNFLMLTGTLFGVDSALTAVTKTFEVINDFQRYRNALEVASGSTKRFNSNLIFLEKLANDTGTAIGTLYPTFTKLEAAARGTTMQGQKVRDIFSGIVKMGASLSLTNEDVEGTLKAIEQAMSKGKIQAEEWRGQVGDRLPGAFRLLAESMGITTAELDKMMKDGKVYAEDVLPKVAAQIEKTYGDKAAKNLETMTGQMTRLKNETSLLIDEFARDGQVSSFFGGIIKGIADTISAWRALAKEQGFLRTMALFGAAVGTGNLGSFNQIANAAQQRSQQAQGLDYYGPFEGKDAAGRAQQINMQRLTAQQAKQEYELFDGKYDPKKKKELLDFANEEYKRLNTIIILNDQLLKKEKALADERAKAEKGKDKADKKQLTQLEKFVEESEKLSKVLMDDALKDAKEGRVIDLPEKEVRKWYQLYEVLERMSKQLGYDIPSSIKRQRGIG from the coding sequence ATGATTTCCTATCAAAAACTCTTCGATTTCGAGGGCCTCGAAAAGAAAATTGGCTCTATTGATGCCGAATACCAGAAATTTGTCACCAATACCGCCAATGGTAGCAATATTGTTAAAACGGCGATTTCCTCTTACGCCAAAGAGATAACCGACCTAATTCGGGAAATAAAATCTCTTAATCTCGCCCAATCTGGCTCCAATCAAAAGTTTGAACAACAATCAGAAAAGTTATCAAACTCCATCAAACGGCATGAGGAGCTAAAATCTATCATTGCCACACTTACTGACGCCCAAAACGCCAACGGTATTTCCATTGACAATTTAAAAGGCTCTCTAAAGCTTTTGCGTCAGGAATACGACAAACTCGACCCCAAAGCGGCCGACTTTAAATCCCAACAGCAACAGATTGCCCAAAAGGTCAATTTGGCAAAGCAGGCTATTGACGCCCAAAATGCCACATTGAAAGCGGCCAATCAAACTTTGGGTAGTATTGTAAACTCCTACGCCCGCCTTTCCAAAGAAACAAATGAATTTCGCAACCGCCTGCGAAATCTGGACAACGCCTTTGACCTCAACACTGGTAAAATCAACAAAAATAACAAAGAGGCGGTGGCACTGCTGTACCAAATTCAGCAGAACGATGCGGCTTTAAAGCGGATGGATGCCTCAATGGGCATTCACAACCGAAATGTTGGAAATTACACCAGTGCATTAAATGGCTTGCGTGGTAACTTCTTGATGTTGACAGGAACGCTGTTTGGAGTAGACAGCGCCCTGACAGCCGTAACTAAAACTTTTGAAGTCATCAACGATTTTCAGCGGTATCGTAACGCATTGGAGGTGGCTTCTGGTTCTACCAAGCGCTTCAATTCCAATCTTATTTTTCTTGAAAAACTGGCCAACGATACAGGTACTGCCATCGGAACGCTGTACCCAACCTTCACCAAATTGGAGGCCGCTGCGCGTGGCACTACCATGCAGGGCCAAAAAGTACGGGATATATTTTCGGGCATTGTTAAAATGGGCGCATCTCTCTCGCTGACCAATGAAGATGTGGAAGGGACCCTAAAAGCAATCGAGCAGGCCATGTCGAAGGGCAAAATACAGGCCGAAGAGTGGAGAGGCCAGGTCGGGGATCGTCTTCCCGGGGCGTTCAGATTGCTTGCTGAATCCATGGGTATTACCACTGCCGAGCTTGACAAGATGATGAAGGATGGTAAGGTGTATGCTGAGGATGTTTTGCCAAAAGTGGCCGCGCAAATTGAAAAAACCTACGGAGACAAGGCGGCTAAGAACTTAGAAACAATGACCGGGCAAATGACCCGTCTGAAAAACGAAACCTCGCTTTTGATTGATGAGTTTGCAAGGGATGGACAGGTAAGTTCTTTTTTTGGCGGCATTATCAAAGGAATTGCCGATACCATTTCAGCCTGGCGGGCACTGGCCAAAGAACAGGGTTTTTTACGAACAATGGCCCTTTTTGGCGCTGCTGTGGGAACCGGCAATCTGGGCTCTTTTAATCAGATAGCAAATGCCGCTCAGCAACGAAGCCAGCAAGCGCAGGGACTTGACTATTACGGGCCATTTGAGGGTAAAGATGCCGCTGGACGCGCGCAGCAAATTAATATGCAGCGTTTAACCGCTCAGCAAGCCAAACAAGAGTACGAGCTTTTTGATGGCAAATATGACCCCAAAAAGAAAAAGGAGCTTTTAGACTTTGCCAATGAGGAGTACAAACGCCTGAATACGATTATCATTCTTAATGATCAACTGCTCAAGAAAGAAAAGGCGCTGGCCGATGAACGGGCTAAGGCCGAAAAGGGGAAGGATAAGGCCGATAAAAAGCAGCTCACTCAGCTTGAAAAATTCGTTGAGGAATCCGAAAAGCTTTCCAAAGTGTTAATGGATGATGCATTAAAAGATGCAAAAGAGGGGCGGGTAATTGACCTTCCTGAGAAAGAAGTGCGCAAATGGTATCAACTATATGAAGTTTTGGAGCGAATGTCCAAGCAGTTGGGGTATGATATTCCCTCGTCAATTAAAAGACAAAGAGGCATTGGATAA